From Apium graveolens cultivar Ventura chromosome 9, ASM990537v1, whole genome shotgun sequence, the proteins below share one genomic window:
- the LOC141686087 gene encoding uncharacterized protein LOC141686087, translating to MHMCHLETISQHDNESLSAYMHGFQEAINKVSNLDERQALSIFRRNLDPEHNEKYILELINKEPQRLAAAYFTAVRFIKETDVLQAMRMTRSGGSRSKNSDNRPKGGYHQEKKFKKNQQIQERQTTPVFQRLGPKPESKSNPGPANQHREPKQEPDWTPLNMTREEIVKEVKDKPLYYPLKPMQTPPESRPYNRQCDYHETHGQKTENCLSLKYFIDDQVNKGNLKKYLVWDSNNRGEAQKRGKNIVNVVLGGSHSPPQNPDFGEEMVSIQSLPDLVISFSSKDYEGVNPHLNAALVVTLDIFDNEVR from the coding sequence ATGCATATGTGTCACCTAGAAACCATCAGCCAGCATGACAATGAGTCCCTATCAGCCTACATGCATGGattccaggaagcaatcaataaGGTCTCAAACTTGGACGAGCGCCAAGCTCTAAGCATCTTCAGGAGAAACTTAGATCCGGAGCACAATGAAAAATATATATTGGAACTGATCAATAAGGAGCCACAAAGGCTGGCAGCAGCTTACTTCACGGCTGTCAGATTCATAAAGGAAACTGATGTACTCCAGGCAATGAGGATGACCCGGAGTGGGGGATCCAGGAGTAAGAACTCTGATaaccgaccgaaagggggttaccatcaagAAAAGAAGTTCAAGAAAAACCAGCAGATTCAAGAAAGACAAACTACTCCAGTTTTTCAAAGGCTCGGTCCTAAGCCGGAGTCCAAGAGCAATCCAGGACCCGCGAATCAGCACCGGGAGCCGAAGCAGGAGCCAgactggactcctctcaacatgaccCGGGAGGAAATCGTGAAGGAGGTAAAAGATAAACCTTTATATTATCCTCTGAAGccaatgcaaactcctccggagagcaggccttacaataGACAGTGCGATTATCACGAGACACACGGGCAAAAGACGGAGAACTGCTTATCACTCAAGTATTTCATCGATGACCAAGTAAATAAAGGAAACCTGAAAAAGTACTTGGTCTGGGACAGCAACAACAGAGGGGAGGCGCAGAAGAGAGGAAAGAATATAGTTAATGTGGTCCTAGGAGGTTCCCACTCCCCACCACAGAACCCGGACTTCGGCGAAGAAATGGTCTCAATCCAGTCACTCCCAGATctggtgatatccttcagcagTAAGGACTATGAAGGAGTCAACCCTCATCTCAATGCAGCTTTAGTTGTCACCTTGgacatctttgataatgaagtaagaTGA